One part of the Hydrogenobacter sp. T-2 genome encodes these proteins:
- a CDS encoding sodium-dependent transporter, which yields MKKREVWASRVGLIFAAAGNAIGLGNLLRFPSKVALYGGGAFMIPYFVALFLLGIPLLVLEWVIGRYAGSKGHGSMTGIMGSLFHHANWARVLGSIGVAIPFLIVCYYIYIESWTLGFAVLSIFGQLPHPVDSTDPKTAMQPYVDFFKSYTEPSYLAIVFLIITLAVNWYILQRGVVKGIELTAKVGIPALLLMGIFLAIVSLSIRGGKGLEGLLFIYTPDFSRISDPQVWLEASGQIFFTLSLGMGAIATYASYVKAREDVLKTGLWTAGLNQFVEVVIGASIAIPAAFAMFGALAVPELAKEGTFRLGFMSMPAVLMALPLGWLLSAVWFFLLFIAALTSSLALTQPLIALFEDEMRWSHKKAVNVSMLMVSVGAFLSAFLPGFIDEVDFWAGTFMLVFFALVEIIVFVWIFGVHKFHHELTRDVFLKVPKPLVYFFAIVSPIFLVILLYQWGVVQAPKVLAQGGLDVTVARMFIIATLVFLAFIAIESRRRYLSGPHL from the coding sequence ATGAAAAAAAGGGAAGTCTGGGCTTCAAGAGTAGGTCTCATATTCGCCGCAGCGGGGAATGCTATAGGTCTTGGAAATCTCCTTAGGTTTCCGTCTAAGGTAGCTCTCTACGGCGGTGGTGCCTTTATGATTCCCTACTTTGTGGCTCTTTTCCTTTTGGGAATACCTCTTTTGGTCTTAGAGTGGGTTATCGGTAGGTATGCGGGTTCAAAGGGACATGGCTCTATGACTGGCATTATGGGTTCTCTTTTCCATCATGCCAACTGGGCGAGGGTGTTGGGTTCCATAGGTGTAGCAATACCTTTTCTCATAGTGTGCTACTACATATACATTGAGTCTTGGACGCTGGGTTTTGCGGTGCTTTCTATTTTTGGACAACTGCCACATCCTGTGGATAGCACCGACCCTAAAACCGCCATGCAACCCTATGTGGACTTCTTTAAAAGCTACACAGAACCCTCATACTTGGCTATAGTCTTTCTTATTATTACCCTTGCGGTTAACTGGTATATACTCCAAAGGGGTGTGGTAAAGGGTATTGAGCTTACCGCAAAAGTAGGCATTCCCGCACTTTTACTCATGGGTATTTTCCTTGCCATAGTCTCTCTTTCTATAAGAGGTGGTAAAGGCTTAGAGGGTCTGCTTTTCATATACACTCCCGATTTTAGCAGGATATCTGACCCTCAGGTTTGGCTTGAGGCATCGGGGCAGATATTCTTTACCCTTTCCCTTGGAATGGGTGCTATTGCCACCTATGCCAGCTATGTGAAGGCAAGAGAAGATGTGTTAAAAACAGGTCTTTGGACTGCAGGTCTTAATCAGTTTGTGGAGGTAGTCATAGGTGCCTCCATAGCTATACCCGCTGCCTTTGCCATGTTTGGTGCTCTTGCGGTCCCTGAGCTCGCAAAGGAAGGTACCTTTAGGCTGGGCTTCATGTCCATGCCTGCGGTTCTTATGGCTCTGCCTTTGGGCTGGCTTTTGTCTGCGGTATGGTTTTTCCTGCTTTTTATCGCAGCACTAACTTCAAGCCTTGCACTTACGCAACCTCTAATAGCTCTCTTTGAAGATGAGATGAGATGGTCTCACAAAAAGGCGGTAAATGTTTCTATGCTTATGGTTTCTGTAGGTGCTTTTCTTTCTGCCTTTCTTCCAGGGTTTATAGATGAGGTGGACTTTTGGGCTGGGACTTTTATGCTTGTCTTTTTTGCACTTGTGGAAATAATAGTCTTTGTGTGGATATTTGGAGTTCATAAGTTCCACCATGAACTGACAAGGGACGTATTCTTGAAGGTGCCAAAGCCTTTGGTTTATTTCTTTGCTATAGTTTCTCCCATATTCTTGGTAATACTCCTATACCAATGGGGTGTGGTGCAAGCTCCTAAGGTATTGGCTCAGGGTGGATTGGATGTAACAGTTGCACGCATGTTTATAATAGCCACCCTTGTCTTCCTCGCCTTTATTGCCATAGAAAGTAGAAGAAGATACCTTTCTGGACCACACTTATGA
- a CDS encoding acetoin utilization protein AcuC, with amino-acid sequence MRKSSRLIGSYAYRNLRYTKNHPLRIPRVSLLLELLKAMGLLTEAELVESRPAQWEELRLFHEEEYLKALEECDQCQCVKREYRERFNIGTYENPVSPAMWRGSLLATGSSVQAVELFLEGFTTFNPAGGMHHAYPSRANGFCFINDPGVALQYLLSKGYKRILYIDLDAHHCDGVQDFFYEDDRVFVLSIHQSPEYAFPFKKGFIHERGSGKGKGYNLNLPLPKGVNDREFLFVLEKVLTKVLEIFKPEVYLLQLGTDVLSEDYLSKFELSNWGFLKAFDLIRDMLGEGIYLGGGGYHPIALARAWTLLWCRMSERDIPKSLNQKARELLLSVDFEEFDDEVDRSYMYELLLDMPREGGVREEVKGIVEQALSYYL; translated from the coding sequence ATGCGGAAGAGCTCAAGGCTGATAGGTAGCTACGCATACAGAAACTTAAGATACACCAAGAACCATCCTCTTAGAATACCCAGAGTTTCTCTCCTGCTTGAACTTTTAAAGGCTATGGGTCTTCTCACAGAGGCGGAGCTTGTAGAAAGCAGACCAGCCCAGTGGGAGGAGCTAAGACTCTTCCACGAGGAAGAATATCTCAAAGCTCTTGAAGAATGCGACCAATGTCAGTGTGTAAAGAGGGAATATAGGGAAAGGTTTAACATAGGCACTTACGAAAACCCTGTCTCTCCAGCCATGTGGAGAGGTTCTTTGCTTGCCACTGGTTCTTCTGTGCAGGCGGTGGAGCTGTTTCTTGAAGGTTTTACCACCTTTAATCCTGCGGGTGGTATGCACCACGCTTATCCCTCAAGAGCAAACGGCTTTTGTTTTATAAACGACCCTGGCGTAGCCCTCCAGTATCTCCTTTCAAAGGGTTATAAGAGAATCCTATACATAGACCTTGATGCACACCACTGCGACGGAGTGCAAGACTTCTTCTACGAAGATGACAGGGTGTTTGTCCTCTCCATCCACCAGTCTCCTGAGTATGCCTTTCCCTTCAAAAAAGGCTTTATCCATGAGAGAGGCTCTGGAAAGGGTAAGGGCTATAACCTTAACCTTCCACTTCCTAAGGGAGTCAATGACAGGGAGTTTCTCTTTGTCCTTGAGAAGGTGTTGACAAAGGTTTTAGAGATTTTTAAACCAGAGGTATACCTTCTCCAGCTGGGAACAGATGTTTTGAGCGAGGATTACCTTTCCAAGTTTGAGCTCTCCAACTGGGGCTTTCTTAAGGCTTTTGACCTAATAAGAGATATGCTTGGGGAGGGTATATATCTTGGAGGTGGAGGCTACCACCCTATTGCACTTGCAAGAGCTTGGACTCTTTTGTGGTGTAGAATGTCAGAGAGGGACATACCTAAAAGCCTAAACCAAAAGGCGAGGGAGCTTTTGCTTTCTGTGGACTTTGAAGAGTTTGACGATGAGGTAGACAGAAGCTACATGTATGAATTGCTTTTAGATATGCCAAGAGAAGGAGGTGTTAGAGAGGAGGTAAAAGGGATAGTTGAACAAGCTCTATCTTATTACCTTTGA
- a CDS encoding cbb3-type cytochrome c oxidase subunit I, with protein sequence MRVPGSIKTVLYIEILLPMLLLVFGVYHGLLQVLYRAGFMKELSFLRIEYYQGLTLHAVINAIVFTTVLIVAFGNLMFLYHLKKPLRPAVQWTGAILMVVGTLMAAWAMFTGKANVLYTFYPPLLAHWSFYLGAALLAVGSLVPFFFDWIPNYISWKRENPDKKVPLAVYGVFINHILWLIMLVPLVIEIFFQLLPLSLGLVSEINPSLARTLFWAFGHPVVYFWLLPAYVMLYTVLPKVVTGEGKLYSDGAARLAFILFLIFSFPVGLHHQYTEPSITDSYKLIHAIFTFGVAVPSFITAFTVASSLEYSIKSKYPEVRDSLFAWWKKIPYASTEGDKWLVSYFMAGLFLFLIGGITGIVNASYNMNNVVHNTAWVPAHFHTTVGGLVTLVFLGMALYFLAQLKGTEVKAKGLAVAAPWLWLVGMVIFNVGYSIAGLMGYPRRTQTGATGSYFDPSSPYYMPDWHFYAVLGAIGGVIATLGFVLYLVSFVSTLFAPAKENAELYIPSAEPYHDEKMPSLQKLTPWVAFSVILFVVSYIPPLYDVTKRGVFFDSPGYNDKSPIPITKPQSARDERKETAEAK encoded by the coding sequence ATGAGAGTGCCTGGTAGCATAAAAACGGTTCTTTACATTGAAATTCTATTGCCTATGCTACTTTTGGTTTTTGGTGTGTATCACGGTCTTTTGCAGGTTCTCTACAGAGCTGGTTTTATGAAGGAGCTGTCTTTCCTAAGGATTGAATACTATCAAGGTCTAACACTTCATGCGGTTATAAACGCTATAGTGTTTACCACCGTTCTGATAGTTGCCTTTGGAAACCTTATGTTTCTCTACCACCTTAAGAAACCACTTAGACCCGCTGTCCAGTGGACTGGTGCTATTTTGATGGTTGTAGGAACTCTTATGGCCGCTTGGGCTATGTTTACTGGCAAAGCGAACGTGCTTTATACCTTCTACCCACCTCTTTTGGCTCACTGGAGCTTTTATCTTGGTGCTGCACTGTTGGCGGTAGGTTCTCTTGTGCCCTTCTTCTTTGACTGGATACCCAACTACATCTCTTGGAAAAGGGAAAATCCCGATAAAAAGGTTCCTCTTGCGGTCTACGGCGTTTTTATAAACCACATACTCTGGCTTATAATGCTTGTTCCTCTGGTAATAGAAATCTTTTTCCAACTCTTACCACTTTCCTTGGGTCTTGTGAGTGAAATAAATCCCTCTTTGGCAAGAACCCTCTTCTGGGCTTTTGGGCACCCAGTGGTTTACTTCTGGCTATTGCCTGCATATGTGATGCTATATACAGTTCTACCTAAGGTTGTTACAGGCGAGGGCAAACTTTACTCCGATGGTGCTGCAAGACTTGCCTTTATACTCTTCCTTATATTCTCCTTCCCTGTTGGTCTCCACCACCAGTATACAGAGCCAAGCATAACCGATAGCTACAAGCTCATACACGCCATCTTCACCTTTGGTGTTGCAGTGCCAAGCTTTATAACCGCTTTCACTGTTGCTTCTTCTTTGGAGTATTCCATAAAGTCCAAGTATCCTGAAGTAAGAGATTCTCTTTTCGCTTGGTGGAAAAAAATACCTTATGCAAGCACAGAAGGTGATAAATGGCTTGTGTCCTACTTCATGGCTGGGCTATTCTTGTTCCTCATAGGGGGAATAACAGGAATAGTCAATGCTTCTTACAATATGAACAATGTGGTTCATAACACTGCTTGGGTTCCTGCACACTTTCACACCACGGTTGGTGGTCTTGTGACTCTCGTTTTCTTGGGTATGGCTCTCTATTTCTTGGCTCAACTTAAGGGGACAGAGGTAAAAGCGAAAGGTCTTGCGGTAGCAGCTCCATGGCTATGGCTCGTGGGTATGGTTATATTCAACGTGGGCTATTCCATAGCAGGTCTTATGGGCTATCCAAGGAGGACACAAACGGGTGCAACAGGTTCTTACTTTGACCCCTCTTCTCCCTACTATATGCCTGACTGGCACTTTTATGCGGTGTTGGGGGCTATAGGTGGTGTAATTGCTACTCTTGGCTTTGTCCTATACCTTGTGTCCTTTGTCTCTACGCTTTTTGCACCTGCAAAAGAAAATGCGGAGCTTTATATCCCAAGTGCAGAGCCCTATCATGACGAAAAAATGCCATCTCTTCAAAAACTCACTCCATGGGTTGCTTTCAGCGTAATTCTCTTTGTGGTTTCCTATATCCCACCTCTCTACGATGTTACAAAGAGGGGTGTTTTCTTTGATTCCCCAGGCTACAATGACAAAAGCCCAATTCCCATCACAAAACCTCAATCCGCAAGGGATGAAAGAAAAGAAACCGCAGAGGCTAAGTGA
- a CDS encoding LL-diaminopimelate aminotransferase: MLEYAQRIKALPPYLFAQIDQKKREKISQGVDLIDLGVGDPDIPTPQPVVEAMQRAVENPEHHRYPSYEGMLSFRQAVADWYKRRFGVELDPQREVVTLIGSKEGIAHFPLAFVNPGDVVLCPDPAYPVYKIGTLFAGGEPYILPLKEENGFLPDFKSVPKDVLKRARIIWVNYPNNPTSATATEVFYKELIEWARENNIIVASDLAYSEIYFGNEKPMSILQIEGAKDIAIEFHSFSKTFNMTGWRLGMAVGNEKLVAGLGKVKTNVDSGQFQAVQEAGITALNLPEEELQKIRDTYKERRSAMVKALEEVGLKVYPSDATFYLWIKVPKGYTSAEFVSRLLDECGIVCTPGNGFGEYGEGYFRISLTVPTQRLLEAVERIKRLKL, from the coding sequence ATGCTTGAATACGCCCAGAGGATAAAGGCTTTGCCACCTTACCTTTTTGCTCAGATTGACCAGAAAAAAAGAGAGAAAATTTCTCAGGGTGTAGACCTAATTGACCTTGGGGTGGGAGACCCAGACATCCCCACGCCTCAACCTGTAGTGGAAGCTATGCAAAGGGCTGTAGAAAATCCAGAACACCACAGGTATCCTTCCTATGAGGGCATGCTCTCTTTTCGTCAGGCGGTAGCGGATTGGTATAAAAGACGCTTTGGTGTGGAGCTTGACCCTCAAAGGGAAGTGGTCACGCTAATAGGTTCAAAGGAGGGTATAGCCCACTTTCCTTTAGCTTTTGTAAACCCCGGGGATGTGGTTTTGTGTCCAGACCCTGCTTATCCTGTATACAAGATAGGCACGCTTTTTGCAGGCGGTGAGCCTTATATTTTGCCACTTAAGGAAGAAAATGGCTTTCTTCCAGACTTTAAAAGCGTTCCAAAGGATGTGTTAAAGAGGGCAAGGATTATCTGGGTAAACTACCCTAACAACCCAACCTCTGCTACAGCAACTGAGGTTTTCTATAAGGAACTAATAGAGTGGGCGAGGGAAAATAACATAATTGTTGCCTCTGACCTTGCCTACTCGGAGATATACTTTGGCAATGAAAAACCCATGTCCATCCTACAGATAGAGGGTGCAAAGGACATAGCCATAGAGTTTCATTCCTTTTCCAAGACCTTTAATATGACAGGCTGGCGTCTTGGTATGGCAGTGGGAAACGAAAAATTGGTTGCAGGTCTTGGAAAGGTAAAAACAAACGTGGACTCGGGACAGTTTCAGGCGGTGCAGGAGGCTGGTATAACCGCTTTGAACCTTCCAGAGGAGGAACTGCAAAAGATAAGAGATACATACAAGGAAAGAAGGTCTGCCATGGTAAAAGCCCTCGAAGAGGTTGGTCTAAAGGTCTATCCCTCTGATGCTACCTTTTACCTATGGATAAAAGTGCCTAAGGGATATACCTCTGCGGAGTTTGTATCAAGGCTTCTTGATGAGTGTGGAATAGTATGCACTCCCGGGAACGGCTTTGGAGAGTATGGAGAGGGGTACTTTAGGATTTCCCTCACTGTGCCTACTCAAAGACTTCTTGAGGCTGTGGAAAGGATAAAAAGGCTTAAGCTATGA
- a CDS encoding PDC sensor domain-containing protein codes for MKEIKLSQLATGIPKIEYNLGIREALKAFEEYGMYDFLVVVMNNKPIGIVNKLDLVKAQHREHLTVGDIAHPLMKLREATLKPEHLTSLLDFFKSCKLPILLVDKKGSYMGVLFYHVVLYYASLFKEATIPMFQKLRSLFGHEYYFYCFYIRGLKEFVEEYGSSKAESLQRVLYEAVKTSIQGDVSLSYEENEVYALSKIKLKEEEIMNLYREFQREFSLLYSEASLVYLFGYCIPMKKLKNFEEFFRISSELKKRMEDIHDASCFIFHEEKPSVVLCEYERRELIHHIRNRIKQDFESIVESLKRTDRDLWEFTLYDFFKKYPYFELFYIIGENGLQVSNNVVNPKLTYTVKTGKKGADRSEKEYFKKASHEDVYISNIYISQATDDFCITVSKKFNYGEKNYVLAGDINYREVHKLVKGYAEELKADR; via the coding sequence ATGAAGGAGATTAAGCTCTCTCAACTTGCCACAGGCATTCCAAAAATAGAATACAACCTTGGCATAAGGGAAGCCCTAAAGGCTTTTGAGGAGTATGGCATGTATGACTTTTTGGTGGTGGTAATGAACAACAAACCCATAGGCATAGTCAACAAACTTGACCTCGTTAAAGCTCAGCACAGAGAGCATTTGACCGTGGGAGATATTGCCCATCCTCTTATGAAGCTAAGGGAAGCAACACTAAAGCCAGAGCACCTTACCTCTCTTTTAGACTTTTTTAAATCCTGTAAATTGCCTATTTTACTTGTGGACAAAAAAGGTTCATACATGGGTGTCCTCTTCTACCACGTGGTTCTCTATTATGCAAGCCTTTTCAAAGAAGCTACCATTCCCATGTTTCAGAAGCTAAGGTCTCTCTTCGGTCATGAATACTACTTTTACTGTTTTTACATAAGAGGTCTAAAGGAGTTTGTGGAAGAGTATGGCTCTTCAAAGGCGGAAAGCCTTCAGAGAGTTCTGTATGAAGCGGTAAAGACCAGCATACAGGGAGATGTAAGCCTATCTTACGAAGAGAATGAAGTCTATGCCCTTTCTAAGATAAAGCTAAAAGAGGAAGAAATTATGAACCTATACAGAGAGTTTCAGAGGGAGTTTTCTTTGCTTTATTCGGAGGCGAGCCTAGTTTACCTATTTGGATACTGTATACCTATGAAAAAATTGAAAAACTTTGAGGAATTTTTCAGAATAAGCTCGGAGTTAAAGAAGAGAATGGAAGATATCCATGATGCCTCTTGCTTTATATTTCACGAGGAAAAACCTTCAGTGGTTTTGTGCGAGTATGAAAGGAGAGAGCTTATACATCACATAAGAAACAGAATAAAACAAGATTTTGAAAGCATAGTGGAGAGCCTAAAAAGGACAGACAGAGACCTATGGGAGTTTACTCTGTATGACTTCTTTAAGAAGTATCCTTACTTTGAACTTTTCTACATAATAGGAGAGAATGGTTTGCAGGTTTCCAACAATGTGGTAAACCCAAAGCTTACTTATACAGTAAAAACTGGGAAAAAGGGTGCGGATAGGTCAGAAAAGGAGTATTTCAAGAAGGCAAGCCACGAAGACGTTTACATTTCCAACATATACATCTCACAGGCAACGGATGATTTTTGTATTACAGTATCAAAGAAGTTTAACTATGGAGAGAAGAACTACGTGCTTGCAGGAGACATAAACTACAGAGAGGTGCATAAACTGGTAAAGGGTTATGCGGAAGAGCTCAAGGCTGATAGGTAG
- the nth gene encoding endonuclease III encodes MVYNSIRAKMVQEILSRLEEVFPDRLELKFSSPLELLVAVILAAQSTDKKVNQLTEKLFKKYRSCQDYLKAPLEELERDISSINYYKNKAKFIKSACQQIMERFGGQVPDSMEALTSLPGIGRKSANIILYNAFGKNEGIAVDTHVLRVSQRLGLTREKKPEKIEQDLMKIVPREQWGKFSNLLVLLGRYICTAQKPKHQECPLYDLCPSREL; translated from the coding sequence ATGGTATATAATTCTATAAGAGCCAAAATGGTGCAAGAAATTCTTTCAAGGCTTGAGGAGGTGTTTCCAGATAGGCTTGAGCTGAAATTTTCAAGCCCGCTTGAGCTACTGGTGGCTGTTATACTTGCAGCACAATCAACAGATAAAAAGGTAAACCAACTGACCGAGAAATTATTCAAGAAATATAGAAGCTGTCAAGACTACCTTAAAGCACCCTTAGAGGAGTTAGAAAGGGATATAAGCTCCATAAACTACTATAAAAACAAGGCAAAGTTTATAAAGTCCGCCTGTCAGCAGATAATGGAAAGGTTTGGAGGACAAGTTCCAGACAGTATGGAAGCTCTCACAAGCCTACCCGGAATAGGCAGGAAAAGTGCAAACATTATCCTATACAACGCCTTTGGGAAAAACGAAGGTATTGCGGTAGATACGCATGTGTTAAGGGTTAGTCAAAGGCTGGGTCTCACAAGGGAGAAAAAACCTGAGAAGATAGAGCAAGACCTAATGAAAATAGTCCCAAGGGAACAATGGGGAAAATTCTCTAACCTCCTTGTCCTTCTTGGAAGGTATATATGCACCGCACAAAAGCCAAAGCATCAAGAGTGTCCTCTTTATGACCTCTGTCCTTCGAGGGAGTTATGA
- the mtnP gene encoding S-methyl-5'-thioadenosine phosphorylase translates to MIGVIGGSGLYKLEGFEIVKKLKVRTPFGEPSSEVVIVKVGDRELAFISRHGEGHVYPPHLVPYRANLWALRELGVNRVLAVSAVGGINRTFKPGDFVVIDDLLDLTKNRKDTFYEGKFSLPVDGNDKVAKLLKEGKVVHIDASQLYCPQMRSLLFEVLEDLKLSYHPSGVYACTEGPRFETPAEIRAIERLGSDVVGMTGYPEVVLARELTMCYASVCVVANPAAGIAGYRLTSDEVISLMKEKEQEIGKLIVEFIKRLPENRTCGCDRILDGAEV, encoded by the coding sequence ATGATAGGCGTAATAGGTGGCAGTGGACTCTATAAACTTGAAGGCTTTGAAATAGTGAAAAAACTTAAAGTAAGGACGCCTTTTGGCGAACCCTCTTCTGAAGTGGTAATAGTCAAAGTGGGAGATAGGGAGCTTGCCTTTATCTCAAGGCATGGTGAAGGGCATGTATACCCCCCTCATCTTGTGCCATATAGGGCAAACCTCTGGGCTTTGAGGGAGCTTGGTGTAAATAGAGTTTTGGCTGTGTCTGCGGTTGGTGGCATAAATAGGACTTTTAAGCCAGGAGATTTTGTGGTAATTGACGACCTTCTTGACCTTACAAAAAACAGAAAAGACACCTTTTACGAAGGTAAGTTTTCTCTGCCTGTGGATGGCAATGACAAGGTAGCCAAACTATTGAAAGAAGGAAAGGTAGTTCACATAGACGCAAGCCAGCTATACTGTCCTCAGATGAGAAGCCTTCTTTTTGAGGTTTTGGAAGACTTAAAACTTTCCTACCATCCCTCTGGTGTTTATGCTTGCACAGAGGGTCCAAGGTTTGAAACACCGGCAGAGATAAGGGCGATAGAAAGGCTTGGTAGCGATGTGGTGGGTATGACGGGCTATCCTGAGGTGGTCCTTGCCAGAGAGCTTACCATGTGCTATGCCAGTGTGTGCGTAGTGGCAAACCCTGCAGCAGGTATAGCAGGCTACAGACTGACAAGCGACGAGGTTATAAGTCTTATGAAAGAAAAAGAGCAAGAAATAGGCAAGTTGATAGTTGAGTTTATAAAGAGACTACCAGAGAATAGAACCTGCGGTTGCGACCGCATATTAGATGGTGCGGAGGTTTAA
- a CDS encoding SCO family protein, whose protein sequence is MSGVLRGLVALLFLINLSLSQEASTGIPPNERRTLGKELPDVLLVDSLGREFNLHTLKGKPIILSPIYTHCNSACPIITDSLKKVVPALGKPGEDFWVLSFTFDPLDGQEDIVAFQEKYGLDGEGWKVVRAKTKEDLFRLVDAIDFRFMSIPKTRDFVHPNLVVFISPDMKVKKYIYGVVFDEKNMVKALQYSLGARDLLEDFRSFLFFFGLLGLSFSGLYLVISSARLLQKREESRNFQR, encoded by the coding sequence GTGAGTGGTGTTTTGAGAGGGCTTGTGGCCCTCCTTTTTCTTATAAATCTTTCCCTTTCTCAAGAGGCTTCAACGGGAATACCACCCAACGAGAGAAGAACTCTTGGAAAGGAGCTTCCTGATGTGCTTTTGGTAGACTCCTTAGGAAGAGAGTTTAACCTTCACACTCTCAAGGGAAAACCCATTATCTTAAGCCCCATATATACACACTGCAACTCCGCCTGCCCCATAATAACGGACTCTCTAAAGAAGGTAGTTCCAGCACTTGGAAAACCCGGTGAGGACTTTTGGGTTCTTTCCTTCACCTTTGACCCCTTAGATGGACAAGAAGACATAGTAGCCTTTCAGGAGAAATACGGTCTTGACGGTGAAGGCTGGAAGGTAGTTAGGGCAAAGACAAAAGAAGACCTCTTTAGACTTGTGGATGCCATAGACTTTAGGTTCATGTCTATTCCTAAGACAAGGGACTTTGTCCACCCTAATCTTGTGGTGTTTATATCTCCTGATATGAAGGTCAAAAAGTATATCTACGGTGTGGTCTTTGATGAAAAGAACATGGTTAAGGCTCTACAATATTCCTTAGGTGCCAGAGACCTCTTGGAAGATTTTAGAAGTTTTCTCTTCTTTTTTGGTCTTTTAGGTTTGTCCTTTAGCGGGCTATATCTTGTGATATCCAGTGCAAGACTACTTCAGAAAAGAGAAGAAAGCAGGAATTTTCAAAGGTAA